The Candidatus Aegiribacteria sp. genome includes a window with the following:
- a CDS encoding TolC family protein — protein MLISLNAGAVTLEEAVALAIENRGDVQSALMSYESAVWESRNADLWFLPKVNGQLAFSKNYDIQEMTIPGMGSIPMGTEYSSIAGVSVTVPLFVPQGPAGSRMASRAEELSLQQSRAAEMDAVVQVVQAFYGVLLSQEMMNVSAEALEIAEAGYELAVLRYDAGTISRFELLQSRVAWENRKPGLISAENALENASTGFAVAIGQDSYGLFQVEGCLDAEPEFKIPGTLEEAREAMYRNSPDLQVAEYMGLIGDAGVDMARASFLPQLVFQTDLNYMAARSDASFEIDDYDRNLVASVAIQVPLFNGFSDISGFNSARAERTASEASARSIRQATNLSLVSAWNNLQAAREGVAATCSTVEQALEGAEIARISFEAGMITRLEMDQSFLALTTARTNNASALFNLRIAEAELLRAVGMMEGYLR, from the coding sequence TTGTTAATAAGCCTTAATGCGGGAGCTGTCACCCTTGAAGAGGCTGTTGCACTCGCAATTGAAAACAGAGGTGATGTGCAGTCAGCCCTGATGTCCTACGAAAGCGCAGTATGGGAAAGCAGAAATGCCGATCTGTGGTTTCTACCGAAAGTGAACGGCCAGCTTGCCTTCTCGAAGAATTACGATATCCAGGAAATGACAATTCCTGGTATGGGCTCGATTCCAATGGGGACCGAATACTCGTCAATTGCCGGAGTATCTGTAACGGTACCTCTTTTTGTGCCTCAAGGGCCAGCAGGATCGCGGATGGCATCAAGAGCGGAGGAACTATCCCTTCAGCAGTCCCGGGCGGCTGAGATGGATGCGGTTGTTCAGGTTGTACAGGCTTTCTACGGTGTTCTTCTATCACAGGAAATGATGAATGTTTCCGCCGAAGCTCTTGAAATCGCTGAAGCGGGCTACGAACTCGCGGTTTTAAGATATGACGCGGGTACGATATCCCGCTTTGAACTTCTTCAGAGTCGTGTTGCCTGGGAGAACCGGAAACCAGGCCTGATTTCAGCTGAGAATGCACTTGAGAACGCTTCCACCGGTTTTGCGGTAGCTATCGGGCAGGATAGCTACGGGCTTTTCCAGGTAGAGGGCTGTCTCGATGCTGAACCTGAATTCAAGATTCCTGGAACCCTTGAAGAAGCTCGAGAAGCGATGTACCGAAACAGCCCTGATCTTCAAGTGGCAGAATATATGGGGCTCATAGGTGATGCTGGAGTGGATATGGCCAGGGCTTCTTTTCTTCCTCAGCTGGTTTTCCAGACAGATCTGAATTACATGGCGGCAAGAAGCGACGCCAGCTTCGAGATAGATGATTACGACAGGAATCTGGTGGCTTCAGTTGCCATTCAGGTTCCATTGTTTAACGGTTTTTCAGACATTTCAGGCTTCAATTCAGCCAGGGCTGAAAGGACGGCCTCAGAGGCATCGGCCAGAAGTATCAGGCAGGCTACCAATCTTTCTCTGGTGTCAGCCTGGAATAACCTTCAGGCAGCCAGGGAAGGCGTCGCGGCAACATGTTCGACTGTCGAACAGGCTCTGGAAGGAGCCGAAATTGCCAGAATATCATTTGAAGCAGGCATGATAACCCGGTTGGAAATGGATCAGTCTTTCCTGGCGCTTACTACCGCCAGGACAAATAATGCCA